The Glycine soja cultivar W05 chromosome 8, ASM419377v2, whole genome shotgun sequence genome has a window encoding:
- the LOC114421491 gene encoding protein CHROMATIN REMODELING 4-like isoform X1, with protein MKENKSSAPKMLNRNWVLKRKRRKLPLGLDQSSGKEQSNGKEENSLTSESSRNASAKRVLKTEVATGQISSKKKGNDGYYYECVICDVGGNLLCCDSCPRTYHLQCLDPPLKRIPNGKWQCPSCFEGKDQLMPKNHLDPISKRARTKIVTTKSKDQVSSLNLEKVFGTKLVSKKRSSSKGKPISSMGVQFFGKKLLSSPADESCSDKPIDPSPESLMEGTSPGVDADEKKLSLSPNEYPVDRKSTSPAKEDEPLSKIASLEANDEQLESKTDLTCSKISSRKTLVLAIAASGEEVRKRKNKVVNDNTSQKKRKAEKGKKIVNPSSIKSKSGNNKVHKKQKSITHSISASVSKEDVGNKNSSAQQKDEKISQLMKDTPSEVDKAWSRMDKTLLHEDSAIAESLQVDRVLGCRIQGENANSSRNLSLNVAGDSPSGDLVISENQSRLLDDNSACANDLDVESTENHIEDCQNVKSSDEEGILKNTDRLERIHVYRRSITKESKKGNSVDSLSKATGDLDPCDWDGKDQDDSAVSAEQLEKPTDKVETEEIINVALRSEDNSEIPKNCEIQLSPEAKQKERNAEKGMSGSIDDKAQDAIIAECAGPNGEQVFYEFLVKWVGKSHIHNSWISESQLKVLAKRKLENYKAKYGMTIINICEERWKQPQRVLALRTSKHGTSEAFIKWTGLPYDECTWEGLDEPVLQSSSHLITFFNKLETLTFERDSFKENSTRKSNDHQYDICNLTEQPEDLKGGSLFPHQLEALNWLRKCWYKSKNVILADEMGLGKTVSACAFISSLYFEFKVSLPCLVLVPLSTMPNWLAEFELWAPNVNVVEYHGCAKARAIIRQYEWHANDPSGLNKKTEAYKFNVLLTTYEMVLADSSHLRGVPWEVLVVDEGHRLKNSESKLFSLLNTFSFQHRVLLTGTPLQNNLGEMYNLLNFLQPASFPSLSLFEEKFNDLTTAEKVDELKKLVAPHMLRRLKKDAMQNIPPKTERMVPVELSSIQAEYYRAMLTKNYQVLRNIGKGVAQQSMLNIVMQLRKVCNHPYLIPGTEPESGSVEFLHEMRIKASAKLTLLHSMLKILHREGHRVLIFSQMTKLLDILEDYLNIEFGSKTYERVDGSVSVADRQTAIARFNQDKSRFVFLLSTRSCGLGINLATADTVIIYDSDFNPHADIQAMNRAHRIGQSNRLLVYRLVVRASVEERILQLAKKKLMLDQLFVNKSGSQKEVEDILKWGTEELFNDSPGLNGKDMSENNNSSKDEAVADIEHKHRKRTGGLGDVYKDKCTDSSSKILWDENAILKLLDRSNLQDGSTDNAEGDSENDMLGSVKALEWNDEPTEEHVVGESPPHGTDDVSTQNSEKKEDNAVNGNEENEWDKLLRVRWEKYQSEEEAALGRGKRQRKAVSYREVYAPHPSETMSESGGEEEKEPEPEPEREYTPAGRALKAKYGKLRARQKERLARIKAIKESNPAEGFPGNELLSHSPAIAKGGDPVAGPMHSDQEGPSINLEDRQLSEAKNSNTDSFSRINKLSKHKMTSHFDASVSNLGRSLPDIFLPSHPKVGLSMTNSMPTNNLLPVLGLCAPNANQIESSESNISKLNWRHRHGSRQEFPFSLAPCSGTSMDAEVRSKEVAANTKLADASTENLQPSFKNSIPDNSLTFVPFPPCVQGKESDAFENSGARFSHFQEKMALPNLPFDERLLARFPLTTKSMPNSHLDLLPSLSIGGRLESLNGSMQDLPTMPVLPNFKIPPEDLFRYNQQDRDAPPTLGLGQRPTTFSSFPENHRKVLENIMMRTGSGSSNLLKKKSKSDGWSEDELDSLWIGVRRHGRGNWDAMLRDPKLKFSKYKTSEDLSVRWEEEQVKVFQGPPFPAQRSSKTMKSTKSAHFPISDGMMERALHGSKFLLPPKFQNHLTDMKLGIGDSASSLSHFSTLDRPSLQNDHFVPLPSWSYDKNRSKFPEGASAETSDRPGTSSVLTERPFLLNSFGTSTLGSLGLNCSGSIDAHQKEDDQGSSKRGKLPVLLDGSSNDVRHNPINVGNGESTSSGLLSNPTRPDLLHSKGEEVGGSSTLKDKLPHWLREAVSSPAKLPDPELPPTVSAIAQSVRLLYGEDKPTIPPFVIPGPPPSLPKDPRSSVKKKKKRRSHKISRSLPDFAGISGDLHSSHHVDNGASSSLPLDPPLPLLSYTGALGTQQIESDLNLPPLNLKVASSSHSSKKASSGLSPSPEVLQLVASCVAPGPHLPSIAGASNFLDSKLPLPRPVGRAKFKDSEGAFRNKNPRQLSQKNWCSPQEQEVHDLDSGDSSKTQSDPSRVERPYEVEVSSEGTVSDHAVRDQET; from the exons CGCATCCCTAATGGGAAGTGGCAATGTCCAAGTTGCTTTGAAGGAAAAGATCAATTAATGCCCAAAAACCACCTGGATCCAATTTCAAAACGAGCAAGGACAAAGATTGTCactacaaaatcaaaagatcaagTTAGCTCACTTAACCTTGAAAAAGTTTTTGGAACTAAACTTGTTTCAAAGAAAAGGTCCTCAAGCAAGGGAAAACCTATTTCAAGCATGGGAGTCcaattttttggaaagaaattaTTGTCTTCCCCAGCTGATGAAAGTTGTAGCGACAAACCTATTGACCCATCTCCTGAGAGTCTTATGGAAGGAACTTCGCCAGGTGTGGATgctgatgaaaaaaaattgagcttGTCCCCAAACGAATACCCAGTGGACAGGAAGTCAACTTCACCAGCCAAGGAAGATGAACCGCTCTCTAAAATTGCTAGTTTAGAAGCAAATGATGAACAGCTGGAGAGCAAGACTGATTTAACTTGCAGTAAGATTTCTTCAAGGAAAACACTTGTTCTTGCTATTGCTGCTAGTGGAGAGGAAGTgagaaaaaggaagaataaaGTTGTTAATGATAATACTAGTCAAAAGAAACGAAAGGctgaaaaggggaaaaaaattgtcaatCCTTCTTCTATAAAATCCAAGTCTGGGAATAATAAAGTACACAAGAAGCAGAAGTCTATAACCCATAGCATTTCTGCATCTGTATCAAAAGAGGATGTTGGAAACAAGAATTCTAGTGCCCAGCAGAAAGATGAG AAGATCTCTCAGCTAATGAAAGATACCCCAAGTGAAGTTGATAAAGCATGGAGCCGCATGGACAAAACTTTGTTGCATGAAGACAGTGCTATTGCTGAGTCTTTGCAG GTTGATCGGGTTCTAGGGTGTCGAATTCAAGGTGAGAATGCAAATTCATCACGTAACTTGTCCTTGAATGTTGCGGGTGACTCACCTTCTGGTGATCTAGTAATATCAGAAAATCAGTCCAGACTACTAGATGATAATTCTGCTTGTGCTAATGATTTGGATGTTGAATCAACTGAAAATCATATTGAGGATTGTCAAAATGTCAAGAGTTCTGATGAAGAAGGAATACTGAAAAACACTGATAGACTGGAAAGGATTCATGTATACAGAAGATCAATAACAAAAGAGAGCAAGAAAGGAAATTCTGTAGATTCGTTGAGTAAAGCCACTGGTGATTTAGATCCCTGTGACTGGGATGGTAAAGATCAGGATGATTCTGCTGTATCTGCTGAACAGTTGGAAAAACCAACTGACAAGGTGGAGACAGAGGAGATCATTAATGTTGCTTTAAGAAGTGAGGACAACAGTGAGATTCCAAAAAACTGTGAAATACAACTCTCTCCTgaagcaaaacaaaaagaaaggaatgcAGAGAAGGGAATGAGTGGCAGTATTGATGATAAAGCTCAGGATGCTATCATAGCTGAATGCGCAGGCCCAAATGGAGAGCAAGTTTTCTATGAATTTTTAGTTAAATGGGTAGGAAAGTCTCATATTCATAATAGTTGGATTTCTGAATCCCAGTTAAAAGTTCTTGCAAAGAGAAAACTAGAAAATTACAAGGCAAAGTATGGGATGacgataattaatatttgtgagGAGCGTTGGAAGCAGCCTCAGCGGGTGCTTGCCCTTCGAACTTCCAAACATGGAACATCTGAAGCATTTATAAAATGGACTGGACTGCCTTATGATGAATGCACTTGGGAAGGTTTGGATGAACCAGTGCTTCAAAGTTCTTCTCATTTGATTACATTTTTCAATAAGCTTGAAACCCTCACTTTTGAAAGGGattcattcaaggaaaattCAACTAGGAAAAGCAATGACCATCAATATGATATTTGTAATCTTACAGAGCAACCTGAGGATCTAAAAGGTGGTTCTTTGTTTCCCCATCAGCTTGAGGCACTGAACTGGTTGCGTAAATGCTGGTATAAGTCCAAAAATGTGATACTTGCTGATGAGATGGGGCTTGGAAAAACAGTATCTGCTTGTGCTTTTATTTCATCAttgtattttgaattcaaaGTTTCACTTCCTTGCTTGGTCTTGGTACCACTTTCTACCATGCCTAATTGGCTTGCTGAATTTGAACTTTGGGCTCCGAATGTGAATGTTGTAGAATATCATGGCTGTGCTAAAGCAAGAGCAATAATTCGCCAGTATGAATGGCATGCAAATGATCCAAGTGGGTTGAATAAGAAAACAGAAGCCTATAAATTTAATGTGCTTTTAACTACATATGAAATGGTTCTTGCTGATTCTTCTCATTTGCGTGGAGTTCCTTGGGAAGTTCTTGTTGTTGACGAGGGTCATCGACTGAAGAATTCAGAAAGTAAGCTTTTCAGCTTGCTAAATACATTCTCTTTTCAACATCGTGTACTGTTGACAGGTACTCCTCTCCAGAACAACCTTGGCGAGATGTACAACTTGCTTAATTTCTTGCAGCCAGCTTCATTTCCTTCTCTATCTTTATTTGAGGAGAAATTTAATGATCTTACAACTGCAGAGAAAGTTGATGAATTGAAAAAACTTGTTGCTCCTCACATGCTTCGTAGACTTAAAAAGGATGCCATGCAAAATATCCCCCCTAAGACAGAAAGAATGGTTCCTGTTGAGTTGTCATCCATCCAAGCTGAATATTATCGTGCAATGCTTACAAAGAATTATCAAGTATTGCGGAATATTGGGAAAGGAGTTGCCCAACAATCTATGTTGAACATCGTGATGCAATTGAGGAAGGTCTGTAATCATCCATACCTCATACCAGGAACTGAGCCTGAATCTGGTTCTGTTGAGTTCCTTCACGAAATGAGAATCAAGGCTTCAGCTAAGTTGACTCTTCTGCATTCTATGCTAAAGATTTTACACAGGGAAGGTCACAGAGTTCTTATTTTCTCACAAATGACCAAGCTTCTTGACATCTTGGAGGACTATTTGAATATAGAATTTGGGTCTAAAACGTATGAGAGAGTGGATGGATCTGTTTCTGTAGCTGATCGCCAGACAGCTATTGCACGCTTTAACCAAGACAAAAGtagatttgtttttttgttatccACTCGCTCTTGTGGACTTGGGATAAATTTGGCAACTGCTGACACTGTCATCATCTATGATTCTGATTTCAATCCCCATGCAGATATCCAAGCAATGAATCGAGCACACAGAATTGGACAATCAAATAGACTTTTGGTATACCGGCTTGTGGTTCGTGCTAGTGTTGAAGAGCGCATCTTGCAGCTTGCTAAGAAGAAATTGATGCTTGATCAGCTTTTTGTAAATAAGTCAGGATCTCAAAAAGAGGTAGAAGATATTTTAAAGTGGGGAACTGAGGAACTCTTCAACGATTCTCCTGGACTGAATGGGAAAGACATGAGTGAAAATAACAATAGTAGCAAAGATGAGGCAGTAGCagatatagaacataagcatcgGAAGAGGACTGGTGGTCTGGGAGATGTATACAAGGATAAGTGTACTGATAGCAGCAGCAAGATTCTGTGGGATGAAAATGCTATTTTAAAATTGCTTGATCGTTCAAACCTTCAAGATGGTTCAACTGATAATGCCGAAGGGGATTCTGAGAATGATATGCTGGGCTCAGTGAAG GCGCTTGAGTGGAATGATGAACCAACTGAAGAACATGTAGTGGGTGAATCTCCTCCTCATGGGACTGATGATGTGTCTACACAAAATTCTGAGAAGAAAGAGGATAATGCAGTGAATGgcaatgaagaaaatgaatggGACAAACTACTGCGTGTGAG GTGGGAGAAATATCAAAGTGAGGAGGAAGCAGCTCTTGGTCGAGGGAAGCGACAGAGAAAAGCTGTTTCTTATAGGGAAGTATATGCTCCACATCCAAGTGAAACAATGAGTGAG AGTggtggtgaagaggaaaaagagcCAGAACCAGAGCCTGAGCGTGAATATACACCAGCAGGACGGGCCCTCAAGGCAAAAta TGGTAAACTCCGTGCTCGGCAAAAGGAACGACTTGCCCGGATAAAAGCGATTAAAGAATCAAATCCTGCTGAGGGATTTCCAGGTAATGAGTTACTTTCACATTCTCCAGCCATTGCCAAGGGTGGGGATCCAGTGGCTGGACCGATGCATTCAGATCAGGAGGGGCCTTCTATCAACCTAGAAGACAGACAACTTTCTGAAGCGAAGAATAGCAACACTGACTCCTTTTCAAGGATCAATAAGCtttcaaaacataaaatgacCAGTCATTTTGATGCTTCTGTCAGTAATCTAGGTCGTTCTCTCCCTGACATTTTTCTTCCAAGTCACCCTAAAGTGGGGCTGAGCATGACAAACTCAATGCCCACCAACAATTTGTTGCCTGTACTGGGACTTTGTGCTCCTAATGCTAACCAAATAGAATCATCGGAAAGTAATATTTCGAAGTTAAATTGGAGACATAGACATGGATCCAGACAAGAGTTTCCATTCAGTCTTGCCCCTTGCTCTGGGACATCCATGGATGCTGAGGTCAGAAGTAAGGAAGTGGCAGCAAATACCAAGCTGGCAGATGCATCAACAGAAAATTTACAACCAAGTTTCAAAAATAGCATCCCTGATAACAGTCTAACATTTGTTCCT TTTCCACCCTGTGTGCAAGGAAAGGAATCTGATGCATTTGAAAATTCAGGTGCTAGATTTTCTCATTTTCAGGAGAAGATGGCCTTGCCgaatctgccatttgatgaaagGTTGCTGGCCAGATTTCCTCTTACAACCAAGAGCATGCCAAATTCACATCTGGACCTCTTGCCCAGTTTGTCTATAGGAGGAAGACTTGAATCTTTGAATGGGTCTATGCAAGACCTTCCAACAATGCCAGTGTTGCCTAATTTCAAAATACCCCCTGAAGATTTATTCAGATATAATCAACAAGACAGGGATGCTCCCCCTACTTTGGGTTTGGGACAAAGGCCAACCACATTCTCATCTTTCCCAGAAAACCATAGGAAGGTGCTTGAAAACATAATGATGAGAACTGGATCTGGATCAagtaatttattgaaaaagaaGTCAAAATCAGATGGGTGGTCTGAAGATGAACTTGATTCTCTCTGGATTGGTGTTCGTAGGCATGGAAGGGGCAATTGGGATGCTATGCTCAGAGATCCCAAGTTAAAGTTTTCAAAGTATAAAACATCTGAGGATTTATCAGTGAGGTGGGAAGAGGAACAGGTAAAGGTCTTTCAGGGGCCACCTTTTCCTGCACAAAGATCATCCAAGACTATGAAATCTACCAAATCGGCCCATTTTCCAATCTCTGATGGAATGATGGAAAGGGCTTTGCATGGGAGCAAATTTCTTTTGCCGCCAAAATTTCAAAACCATCTGACTGACATGAAATTAGGGATAGGTGATTCTGCATCTAGTCTGTCACATTTTAGTACATTGGACCGACCTAGTTTGCAAAATGATCACTTCGTACCTCTTCCATCTTGGAGTTATGATAAAAACAGATCAAAATTTCCTGAAGGTGCTTCTGCTGAAACATCTGATAGACCAGGAACTTCCAGTGTACTGACTGAAAGACCATTTCTGCTTAATTCTTTTGGAACCAGTACCTTGGGTTCTTTAGGCTTGAATTGCTCAGGCAGCATTGATGCGCATCAAAAGGAGGATGACCAAGGAAGCTCCAAGCGTGGAAAGTTGCCCGTACTTCTTGATGGATCATCCAATGATGTGCGTCATAATCCCATTAATGTAGGAAATGGTGAGTCTACTAGCTCTGGATTGTTATCTAACCCCACTAGACCTGATCTTTTGCACTCAAAAGGAGAGGAAGTGGGTGGAAGCAGTACTTTGAAAGACAAGCTTCCCCACTGGTTACGAGAAGCTGTGAGCTCCCCAGCCAAACTTCCTGATCCTGAACTTCCACCCACAGTATCAGCCATTGCTCAATCAGTTCGCCTGTTATACGGGGAAGATAAGCCTACAATTCCCCCGTTTGTGATTCCTGGACCACCTCCCTCCCTACCAAAGGACCCCAGGTCTAgtgtcaaaaagaaaaagaagagaagatcaCACAAGATCAGTCGGAGTCTTCCAGATTTTGCGGGAATCAGCGGGGATTTGCACAGCAGCCACCATGTTGATAATGGTGCTTCAAGCTCACTCCCATTGGACCCACCATTGCCTCTACTTTCATATACAGGAGCTCTAGGAACTCAGCAGATTGAATCTGACCTTAACTTGCCTCCTCTAAATTTGAAAGTGGCAAGCTCGTCACACTCTTCAAAAAAAGCAAGTTCGGGACTGTCTCCATCTCCTGAAGTGCTCCAGTTGGTTGCATCATGTGTTGCTCCTGGCCCCCATCTTCCATCGATCGCCGGTGCTTCAAACTTTCTCGACAGCAAGCTTCCATTGCCAAGGCCTGTTGGCAGAGCCAAATTCAAAGACTCAGAAGGTGCCTTCAGAAATAAGAATCCTAGGCAGCTCTCACAAAAAAATTGGTGTTCACCTCAAGAACAAGAAGTACATGACCTTGATAGTGGAGATTCCAGCAAGACTCAGTCAGATCCCTCTCGGGTTGAACGGCCCTATGAAGTGGAAGTGTCATCTGAGGGAACTGTCTCAGACCATGCTGTGAGAGATCAGGAAACATAA